The following coding sequences are from one Lolium rigidum isolate FL_2022 chromosome 6, APGP_CSIRO_Lrig_0.1, whole genome shotgun sequence window:
- the LOC124665147 gene encoding GDSL esterase/lipase At1g09390-like: MSYLSPYLEALGSDFSNGANFAISGSTTMPRDRPFALHVQVQQFLHFKQRSLELITHGENVPVDAVGFRNALYVIDIGQNDLSAAFSSRLQYDDVVRKRIPAILSEIKDAIMTLYYNGAKNFWVHGTGPLGCLPQKLAEARADDGDLDDSGCLRTLNNGSDEFNSQLRSVCDRLTTQLKGATIVYTDILSIKYDLVANHSGYGFEEPLMACCGHGGPPYNYDLNVSCLGPGYRVCEDGSKFLSWDGVHYTDAANAVVAAKILSAEFSTPRVSFGYFCKA, translated from the exons ATGAGCTACCTGAGCCCGTACCTGGAGGCGCTGGGGTCCGACTTCAGCAATGGCGCCAACTTCGCCATCTCCggctccaccaccatgccgcgggACAGGCCATTCGCGCTGCACGTCCAGGTGCAGCAGTTCCTCCATTTTAAGCAGCGCTCCCTCGAGCTCATCACCCACG GCGAGAACGTTCCCGTCGACGCGGTGGGTTTCCGAAACGCGCTGTACGTCATCGACATCGGGCAGAACGATCTCTCTGCCGCGTTCTCTAGCAGGCTGCAGTACGATGACGTCGTCCGTAAGAGGATCCCGGCCATACTCTCCGAGATAAAGGATGCTATTATG ACTCTGTACTACAATGGAGCTAAGAACTTTTGGGTCCATGGCACCGGGCCCCTGGGCTGCCTTCCGCAGAAGCTCGCCGAGGCTAGGGCCGACGACGGCGACCTGGACGACAGCGGCTGCCTCAGAACACTCAACAACGGTTCCGACGAATTCAACAGCCAGCTCCGCTCCGTCTGCGACAGACTCACCACGCAGCTCAAAGGCGCCACCATCGTCTACACCGACATTCTGTCCATCAAGTACGACCTGGTCGCCAACCACAGCGGCTACG GCTTCGAGGAGCCGCTCATGGCGTGCTGCGGCCACGGCGGGCCGCCTTACAACTACGACCTCAACGTGAGCTGCCTCGGCCCCGGCTATCGTGTGTGCGAGGACGGCTCCAAGTTCCTCAGCTGGGACGGCGTGCACTACaccgacgccgccaacgccgttgTCGCCGCCAAGATCCTGTCGGCAGAGTTCTCCACGCCCAGAGTGTCCTTCGGCTACTTCTGCAAGGCATGA